From Micromonospora rifamycinica, a single genomic window includes:
- a CDS encoding glycosyltransferase family 4 protein: MPAVHVVLPGDIDDPATPSGGNAYDRRVCTGLAAAGWTVREHGVPGDWPSPDEAARARLAGVLTALPDGTLVLYDGLVASTVPELLAAQAGRLRQVLLVHMPLGDDVEARALPHADALVTTSGWTRDLLLARHPLDPARVAVAVPGVDPTDPAPGTAAGTALLCVAAVTPVKGHDVLVDALTGLADRPWTLDCVGALDRDPGFVAGLRQRVDRAGLAGRVRWHGPLSGPALDAAYAGADLLVLASRAETYGMVVVEALARGLPVLGTTAGGVPEALGRATDGAAPGMLVPPGDPVALAGGLRRWLHSADLRDRLRRAARDRRADLPGWPTTVTMISQVLDGVRT, from the coding sequence GTGCCGGCGGTGCACGTCGTCCTGCCGGGGGACATCGACGACCCGGCCACGCCCAGCGGCGGCAACGCGTACGACCGGCGGGTCTGCACCGGGCTCGCGGCGGCCGGCTGGACGGTGCGCGAGCACGGGGTGCCCGGGGACTGGCCGTCGCCCGACGAGGCGGCACGGGCGCGGCTGGCCGGGGTGCTGACGGCCCTACCGGACGGCACGCTGGTGCTCTACGACGGGCTGGTCGCCTCGACCGTGCCGGAGCTGCTGGCGGCGCAGGCCGGTCGGCTGCGTCAGGTGCTGCTGGTGCACATGCCGCTCGGCGACGACGTCGAGGCGCGGGCTTTGCCGCACGCCGACGCGCTCGTCACCACCAGTGGCTGGACCCGCGACCTGCTGCTGGCCCGGCATCCCCTCGACCCGGCCCGGGTGGCGGTGGCCGTGCCGGGGGTCGATCCGACCGATCCCGCCCCCGGCACGGCGGCCGGCACCGCGCTGCTCTGCGTCGCGGCGGTCACCCCGGTCAAGGGGCACGACGTGCTGGTCGACGCGCTGACCGGGCTCGCCGACCGGCCGTGGACGCTGGACTGCGTGGGCGCGCTGGACCGCGACCCGGGTTTCGTGGCCGGGCTGCGGCAGCGGGTCGACCGGGCCGGGCTGGCCGGGCGGGTGCGCTGGCACGGGCCGCTGTCCGGGCCGGCGCTGGACGCGGCGTACGCGGGGGCAGACCTGCTGGTGCTGGCCTCCCGCGCCGAGACGTACGGGATGGTGGTGGTCGAGGCCCTGGCCCGGGGGCTGCCGGTGCTGGGGACCACGGCCGGCGGGGTGCCCGAGGCGCTGGGCCGGGCCACCGACGGCGCCGCGCCCGGGATGCTGGTGCCGCCCGGCGATCCGGTGGCGCTGGCCGGTGGGCTGCGCCGCTGGCTGCACTCGGCCGACCTGCGGGACCGGCTGCGGCGCGCGGCCCGTGACCGGCGGGCGGACCTCCCGGGTTGGCCGACGACCGTGACGATGATCTCCCAGGTGCTGGACGGAGTGAGGACATGA
- a CDS encoding GTP cyclohydrolase II yields the protein MYEALPTATVRTQVTVPLRFPDGYATTARVFSFDGLVDGREHLAFGLGDWAGALRRHAAGGAAPLVRPHSECLTGDVFGSQRCDCGPQLREAVQRITEAGGFLLYLRQEGRGIGLYPKLDAYALQDAGLDTYQANVALGHDEDERDYRAAAQMLAVLGVPELVLLSSNPDKAEQLTRLGVTVAEVVPTGVFLSPANADYLAAKASRAAGRAVDLPSLN from the coding sequence ATGTACGAAGCACTGCCGACAGCGACGGTCCGGACACAGGTCACGGTGCCGCTGCGGTTCCCCGACGGGTACGCCACCACGGCCCGGGTCTTCTCGTTCGACGGGCTGGTCGACGGTCGGGAGCACCTGGCGTTCGGGCTGGGCGACTGGGCGGGTGCCCTGCGTCGGCACGCGGCGGGCGGGGCCGCGCCACTGGTCCGCCCGCACAGCGAGTGCCTGACCGGGGACGTCTTCGGCAGCCAGCGCTGCGACTGCGGACCGCAGCTGCGCGAGGCGGTCCAGCGGATCACCGAGGCGGGCGGGTTCCTGCTCTACCTGCGCCAGGAGGGACGCGGGATCGGCCTCTACCCCAAGCTGGACGCGTACGCCCTGCAGGACGCCGGGCTGGACACCTACCAGGCCAACGTGGCGCTCGGGCACGACGAGGACGAGCGCGACTACCGGGCCGCCGCGCAGATGCTGGCGGTGCTGGGGGTGCCGGAGCTGGTGCTGTTGAGCAGCAACCCGGACAAGGCCGAGCAGTTGACCCGGCTGGGGGTGACGGTGGCCGAGGTGGTGCCGACCGGGGTGTTCCTGTCCCCCGCCAACGCCGACTACCTGGCGGCGAAGGCGAGCCGGGCCGCGGGCCGGGCCGTCGACCTGCCGTCGTTGAACTGA
- a CDS encoding class I SAM-dependent methyltransferase produces MTAYATDPFAAWLRLREPADADARSRELVDRLRHRLTGGRPLVVHDLGSGTGSMLRWLAPLLPGPQRWVLHDRDPGLLERAGAAVPVAADGSPVEVHTRRGDITRLTAADLAGADLVTASALLDMLTADEIARIVATCAGVGCPSLFVLSVVGRVTLHPADPLDAEVAAAFDAHQRRTVDGRTLLGPDAAAAAGAEFVRHGMPVTVRPSPWRLGPDRAALAGEWFDGWLDAAVAQRPDLAERTAGYARRRRSEAAAGRLTVTVGHDDLLAGVE; encoded by the coding sequence ATGACCGCGTACGCCACCGACCCGTTCGCCGCCTGGCTGCGGCTACGGGAACCCGCCGACGCCGACGCCCGCAGCCGGGAGCTGGTCGACCGGCTGCGCCACCGGCTCACCGGGGGCCGGCCGCTGGTCGTGCACGACCTGGGCAGCGGCACCGGGTCGATGCTGCGCTGGCTGGCCCCGCTGCTGCCCGGCCCGCAGCGCTGGGTGCTGCACGACCGGGATCCGGGTCTGCTGGAGCGGGCCGGCGCGGCGGTGCCGGTCGCCGCCGACGGCAGCCCGGTCGAGGTGCACACCCGGCGGGGCGACATCACCCGGCTGACCGCCGCCGACCTCGCCGGGGCCGACCTGGTCACCGCGTCGGCGCTGCTGGACATGCTCACCGCCGACGAGATCGCCCGGATCGTGGCCACCTGTGCCGGCGTCGGCTGCCCCAGCCTCTTCGTGCTCTCCGTGGTCGGTCGGGTGACGCTGCACCCCGCCGACCCGCTGGACGCCGAGGTCGCCGCCGCGTTCGACGCCCACCAGCGGCGTACCGTCGACGGCCGGACGCTGCTCGGACCGGACGCCGCCGCGGCGGCCGGCGCGGAGTTCGTCCGGCACGGGATGCCGGTGACCGTGCGGCCGAGCCCGTGGCGGCTCGGCCCGGACCGGGCGGCGCTGGCCGGGGAGTGGTTCGACGGTTGGCTCGACGCCGCCGTCGCCCAACGCCCCGACCTGGCCGAGCGCACGGCCGGATACGCCCGGCGGCGGCGGTCCGAGGCGGCGGCCGGCCGGCTCACCGTCACCGTCGGCCACGACGACCTGCTCGCCGGGGTGGAATGA
- a CDS encoding lysylphosphatidylglycerol synthase domain-containing protein — protein sequence MSPQATGTLTARASGNPAWAWVSNLGGVGLVAVLLWWLGTGPALAGLRRIDTPAVLTALALGALATVGCAWRWRLVAGGLGIRLPLGTAVADCYRAVFLNATLPGGVLGDVHRAVRHGREAGDLGRAVRAVVWERTAGQLVQVMLAAALLLALPSPVRPYLPVAVAVAVVVGLVLAVLVRALPRSGPSRRARAVRAAAADVRAGLLGRRTGPGVLLASTVVVGCHLATFVLAARVAGVTAPLTVLVPLTLLALLAMALPANVAGFGPREGVAAWAFGAAGLGAAEGVATALVYGALVLVAALPGAAVLVLRGRPSALRTRAGDRTVGTQGGSSPVPAAGLAGSA from the coding sequence GTGTCACCGCAGGCCACCGGTACGTTGACCGCCCGCGCTAGCGGGAACCCGGCCTGGGCCTGGGTGAGCAACCTGGGCGGGGTGGGCCTGGTCGCGGTGCTGCTGTGGTGGCTGGGCACCGGCCCGGCGCTGGCCGGGCTGCGCCGGATCGACACGCCCGCGGTGCTCACCGCGTTGGCGCTGGGCGCGCTGGCCACGGTCGGCTGCGCGTGGCGGTGGCGGTTGGTCGCCGGCGGGCTCGGCATCCGGCTGCCGCTGGGCACGGCGGTGGCCGACTGCTACCGGGCGGTCTTCCTCAACGCGACGCTGCCCGGCGGGGTGCTCGGGGACGTGCACCGGGCGGTGCGGCACGGTCGGGAGGCCGGTGACCTGGGCCGGGCCGTGCGGGCGGTGGTCTGGGAGCGGACCGCCGGGCAGCTGGTCCAGGTGATGTTGGCCGCGGCGCTGCTGCTCGCGCTACCGTCGCCGGTGCGGCCGTACCTGCCGGTGGCGGTCGCGGTGGCGGTGGTGGTCGGCCTGGTGCTGGCGGTGCTGGTCCGGGCGCTGCCCCGGTCGGGGCCGTCGCGGCGGGCCCGCGCGGTGCGGGCCGCCGCCGCCGACGTGCGGGCCGGGCTGCTCGGCCGGCGCACCGGGCCGGGGGTGCTGCTCGCCTCGACGGTGGTGGTCGGCTGCCATCTGGCGACGTTCGTGCTGGCGGCCCGGGTGGCCGGGGTCACCGCGCCGCTGACGGTGCTGGTGCCGCTGACCCTGCTGGCGCTGCTGGCGATGGCGCTGCCCGCCAACGTGGCGGGTTTCGGCCCGCGCGAGGGCGTCGCCGCGTGGGCGTTCGGGGCCGCCGGGCTGGGCGCGGCCGAGGGCGTGGCGACCGCCCTGGTGTACGGGGCGCTGGTGCTGGTCGCCGCACTGCCGGGGGCCGCTGTGCTGGTGCTGCGGGGTCGCCCGTCCGCACTGCGCACGCGGGCGGGTGACCGTACGGTGGGAACCCAGGGTGGTTCCTCACCGGTACCCGCTGCCGGGTTGGCCGGCAGCGCCTGA